A part of Emys orbicularis isolate rEmyOrb1 chromosome 13, rEmyOrb1.hap1, whole genome shotgun sequence genomic DNA contains:
- the LOC135887830 gene encoding olfactory receptor 5V1-like, giving the protein MEYVKGSAGGNHTVRTKFILLGFSNLPRQKYLLFSVFLSAYLITLAGNLLIIVLTLADPALHIPMYFFLRNLSFLEICYTSVNIPKILANLLSEDQTISFIGCAVQTFFFFFLAGSECFLLASMAYDRYVAICKPLHYSVVMSRKVYTGLAAGSWLSGLLIFFGLTVMVFTLPFCHSHEINHFFCDIPPLLKLACGDTSGKEMAVFIMALFVVTVPFMLILMSYVCIISTILRMPSGEGRRKSFSTCSSHLLVVMLSYGSACVMYLKPKSSYSPDTDKFLSLSYSVITPMLNPIIYSLRNKEVRGAFWRMMGRRRFC; this is encoded by the coding sequence ATGGAGTATGTGAAAGGATCGGCAGGAGGAAACCACACAGTACGAACCAAATTCATTCTCCTGGGATTTTCCAACCTTCCTAGACAGAAATACTTATTATTCTCTGTGTTTTTATCTGCCTACTTGATCACCCTGGCTGGAAATCTCCTCATCATTGTCCTCACATTGGCTGACCCTGCCCTTCATatccccatgtatttcttcctcaggAACCTGTCCTTCCTGGAGATCTGCTACACATCAGTTAACATCCCTAAAATATTGGCCAATCTTCTCTCAGAAGATCAGACCATCTCTTTCATTGGCTGTGCTGTgcaaacctttttcttttttttccttgctGGGTCAGAGTGTTTTCTCCTGGCCTCAATGGCCTACGATCGCTATGTTGCAATATGCAAGCCTCTGCACTACTCAGTGGTTATGAGTAGGAAGGTATACACAGGGCTAGCTGCCGGATCCTGGCTCAGTGGACTCCTCATATTCTTTGGTCTGACCGTCATGGTGTTCACCCTACCCTTCTGCCATTCCCATGAGAttaaccatttcttctgtgacatcccTCCACTGCTGAAGCTGGCCTGTGGAGACACCTCCGGCAAAGAAATGGCTGTCTTCATCATGGCTCTGTTCGTTGTCACCGTCCCCTTCATGCTGATTCTCATGTCCTACGTCtgcatcatctccaccatcctgaggaTGCCctcaggggagggcaggaggaagtccttctccacctgctcctcgcACCTCCTGGTGGTGATGCTGTCCTACGGCTCTGCTTGTGTTATGTATCTGAAGCCCAAGTCATCCTACTCACCAGATACAGAtaagtttctctctctgtcctacTCCGTCATCACACCCATGCTAAACCCCAttatctacagcctgaggaacaaggaggtgaGGGGTGCCTTCTGGAGAATGATGGGAAGAAGAAGGTTCTGTTGA